A region from the Vicia villosa cultivar HV-30 ecotype Madison, WI linkage group LG3, Vvil1.0, whole genome shotgun sequence genome encodes:
- the LOC131593233 gene encoding putative disease resistance RPP13-like protein 1, producing the protein MAAIVGGAFLSASMKILVGKIASGEFVTLFRRTKLNDELLDKLNVSLLSLQSVLYDAEDKQITNPAVKKWLEMLQDAVFQADQLFDELNTEALRCQAEGGQVLNKFLSYFKRFNKKINSKLQKLFGRLEHLRNQNLGLKEGVSSCVRNITPTSPFLGDESAIYGRDDDIKKLKEFLLSEDGYDSGNKIGVISIVGMGGLGKTTLAKLLYHDRDVKEKFEVSGWAHIPKDFDVVTITKTILKSVTSGTITETDLVKLEDQLQQSLSNKKFLLVLDDIWYGNYVGWNSLSGIFNVGQIGSKIIITTRDVRVALPKQKSVYVHHLRSLETEDSWSLLAQHAFVETNYQQHPNLEITGREISKKIGGLPLAAVALGGILRTNLSQDHWNDVLNSSIWEHTNDEVQPALLLSYQFLPASLKGCFAYLSIFPKNSILVKAMVARLWIAEGLVPCPEIEKSWEKVAEKYFDELVSRSLIRQRFVAHEENSFEMHDLINDLAMAVSFPYCIRLDEHKSDERVRHLSYDIVEYNSYNKFEKLHGLKGLRTILPMRLQASSGYDDSESWKLFSDLLSKMTHLHVLSLSPYQNITELPKSIGNLTYLRYLNLSQTWIKSLPSETCKLYNLQTLLLSRCNKLAKLPKDIGKLVKLRHLDINGTPLEEMPIQLSRLENLQTLSNFIVSSDNDVGLKIQDLGKFHHLKGSLSISHLENVIDSSQASQANLEMKNEIDKLELEWSHIAPSNSQIQSVVLEQLRPSINLKSLTISGYGGDKLSNWVGGPLFVNMVCLRITRCKNISVLPSLGQLGNLKQLFFSEMKSVKSVGTVFYGSGSSSFQPFTSLEILSFEDMAEWEEWKLIGGTSIEFPNLLSLSLNNCPKLKENIPGNLPKLESLSLENCPELKGMAPNNLPSLANLNLRDCPLLMGSTHSITNPPSDVFSQLVICLNSLQKLTLYRIPSLTSFPRDGLPKTLQSLYIISCENLEFFSHESFHNYSSLEELRISGSCNSMTSFTLGSLPVLKSLVIENCEHLKSISIAEDASEPNLVFLRTITIWSCDELESVSLNRLPIPKLTYLCLRSCEKLSSLRFTQTSLQEMEIRELPNLQSFPIDDLPITLRELSVSNVGGILCNTTWQHHTSLSKLAIRGDDIVKGVMKRQVPFLPTNLVSLVICDLKDIECLDGKWLQHLTSLHTLHISNAPKLKSLPEKGEFPSSLKELHIIRCPLLKVNLQRKKGKEWRKISHIPSIYIELEIIK; encoded by the coding sequence ATGGCGGCTATTGTTGGAGGAGCATTTCTATCGGCTTCTATGAAGATATTAGTGGGAAAGATTGCTTCTGGCGAGTTTGTTACTTTATTTCGGAGGACTAAGCTTAACGATGAGCTGTTGGATAAGCTGAATGTATCACTGCTGAGTCTTCAATCTGTACTTTATGATGCTGAGGACAAACAGATCACTAACCCTGCTGTCAAGAAGTGGCTGGAGATGTTGCAAGATGCTGTCTTTCAAGCTGACCAACTGTTCGACGAACTCAACACTGAAGCTTTAAGGTGCCAAGCTGAAGGTGGTCAGGTTCTTAATAAGTTTTTGTCGTATTTTAAAAGGTTTAATAAAAAGATCAATTCTAAACTGCAAAAACTATTTGGAAGGTTAGAACATTTGAGAAACCAAAATCTCGGATTGAAAGAAGGTGTTTCCAGCTGTGTTAGGAATATAACTCCTACAAGTCCTTTTTTAGGAGATGAATCTGCTATTTATGGCAGAGATGATGACATAAAGAAACTCAAAGAGTTTTTGCTGTCAGAGGATGGTTATGATAGTGGAAATAAAATAGGAGTGATTTCCATTGTGGGTATGGGAGGGTTAGGAAAAACAACACTAGCTAAACTCCTTTACCATGACCGCGACGTGAAGGAGAAGTTTGAAGTCAGCGGGTGGGCACATATTCCAAAAGATTTTGATGTTGTCACTATCACTAAAACCATTCTTAAATCTGTCACTTCAGGAACAATTACAGAAACTGACTTAGTTAAACTCGAAGATCAGTTGCAGCAAAGTTTAAGTAACAAAAAGTTTTTGTTAGTACTGGATGATATATGGTATGGAAACTATGTTGGTTGGAATAGTCTAAGTGGTATCTTTAATGTTGGACAAATAGGAAGTAAGATTATCATCACAACTCGAGATGTAAGAGTCGCACTACCCAAGCAAAAATCTGTCTATGTCCACCATTTGAGATCTTTGGAAACTGAAGATTCCTGGTCTTTATTAGCCCAACATGCATTTGTAGAAACAAACTACCAACAACATCCCAATTTAGAAATAACTGGTAgagaaatttccaaaaaaattggTGGCTTACCATTAGCTGCAGTAGCATTGGGGGGTATTCTTCGCACCAATTTGTCACAAGATCATTGGAATGATGTATTAAACAGTAGTATATGGGAACATACAAATGATGAGGTGCAACCAGCTTTGCTATTGAGCTATCAGTTTCTTCCAGCTTCCTTAAAAGGATGTTTTGCTTATTTGTCAATTTTTCCGAAGAACTCAATCTTAGTGAAAGCGATGGTGGCTCGGTTGTGGATTGCAGAAGGCTTAGTACCTTGTCCGGAAATTGAGAAAAGTTGGGAAAAAGTAGCAGAAAAATACTTTGATGAACTAGTGTCAAGGTCTCTGATACGTCAACGGTTCGTTGCTCATGaggaaaacagttttgaaatgcaTGATCTAATCAATGATTTAGCTATGGCAGTTTCATTTCCGTATTGCATTAGATTGGACGAACATAAGTCAGATGAAAGGGTGCGACACTTGTCATACGACATAGTAGAATATAACTCATacaataaatttgaaaaattgcATGGACTAAAAGGTCTACGGACCATTTTACCCATGCGGTTGCAAGCTTCATCTGGGTATGACGATTCGGAGTCGTGGAAGTTATTTTCTGACTTGTTGTCAAAAATGACACACTTACACGTGTTGTCACTTTCACCCTACCAAAATATCACTGAGTTGCCCAAATCAATTGGAAATTTGACGTATCTGCGATACCTGAATCTCTCTCAAACTTGGATTAAAAGTTTGCCTTCAGAAACATGCAAGCTTTATAATTTACAGACGTTGTTATTGTCAAGATGCAACAAACTTGCTAAATTGCCAAAGGACATTGGAAAATTGGTGAAACTACGCCACCTTGACATCAATGGCACTCCATTGGAGGAAATGCCTATACAGTTATCTAGACTAGAAAATCTACAAACATTGTCCAATTTTATTGTGAGCAGCGATAACGATGTtggattgaagattcaagatcttgGAAAATTTCACCATCTAAAAGGAAGCCTTTCCATCTCACATCTTGAAAATGTAATTGACTCGTCTCAAGCTTCTCAAGCAAACTTGGAGATGAAAAACGAAATTGACAAGTTGGAACTAGAGTGGTCTCACATTGCTCCTTCAAACTCACAAATACAAAGTGTTGTATTGGAGCAACTGCGCCCATCGATAAATTTGAAGAGTTTGACCATCTCTGGATATGGTGGAGACAAATTATCAAATTGGGTGGGAGGTCCTTTATTCGTAAACATGGTGTGTTTGAGGATCACAAGGTGTAAAAATATTTCAGTGCTGCCATCCCTGGGACAACTCGGTAATCTAAAACAACTTTTTTTTAGTGAGATGAAATCTGTAAAAAGTGTCGGTACCGTATTCTATGGAAGTGGTTCTTCTTCATTTCAACCATTTACCTCTTTAGAGATTCTAAGCTTTGAAGATATGGCAGAGTGGGAGGAATGGAAGTTGATTGGAGGTACATCTATAGAGTTTCCTAATCTTTTAAGCTTATCATTAAATAATTGTCCGAAACTGAAAGAAAACATACCTGGCAACCTTCCTAAGCTTGAAAGTTTGTCACTTGAAAATTGTCCCGAACTTAAAGGGATGGCACCCAACAATCTTCCTTCACTTGCCAACCTTAACTTAAGGGATTGTCCCTTATTGATGGGGTCAACACATTCTATTACAAACCCACCATCTGACGTATTCAGCCAATTGGTGATTTGTCTCAATTCTCTTCAAAAGTTGACCTTATACAGAATTCCATCTCTAACATCCTTTCCGAGAGACGGTCTTCCCAAAACCTTACAATCTCTCTATATCATTTCCTGTGAGAATCTGGAATTCTTTTCTCATGAATCTTTTCATAATTACTCATCACTGGAGGAATTGAGGATATCTGGTagttgtaattcaatgacatcatTTACCTTGGGCTCTCTCCCTGTCCTCAAAAGTCTAGTTATTGAGAATTGTGAACATTTAAAATCCATATCAATAGCAGAAGATGCATCGGAACCAAATCTAGTGTTTCTTAGAACCATCACAATATGGAGCTGTGATGAACTGGAATCAGTTTCCTTAAATCGATTACCCATTCCTAAACTCACTTATTTATGTTTGCGGAGTTGTGAGAAGTTAAGTTCTCTACGATTCACTCAAACTAGCCTTCAAGAAATGGAAATTCGTGAGCTTCCAAATCTTCAATCTTTTCCCATAGATGATTTGCCGATCACTTTGCGGGAACTGTCGGTTAGTAATGTTGGAGGGATTTTGTGTAATACAACTTGGCAACATCACACGTCTCTTTCAAAGCTGGCTATTAGGGGTGATGATATTGTGAAGGGGGTGATGAAAAGGCAAGTTCCATTTCTACCCACTAATCTCGTTTCCTTAGTGATCTGTGATCTTAAAGATATAGAATGCTTGGATGGGAAGTGGCTTCAACATCTCACCTCTCTCCATACACTTCACATTTCTAATGCACCCAAACTCAAGTCATTGCCAGAAAAGGGGGAATTTCCTTCCTCTCTTAAAGAACTGCATATCATAAGATGTCCGCTGTTGAAAGTAAATTTGCAGAGGAAGAAAGGGAAAGAGTGGCGTAAGATATCTCACATTCCCTCAATATATATAGAATTGGAAATCATCAAATGA